The Nicotiana tomentosiformis chromosome 2, ASM39032v3, whole genome shotgun sequence genome includes the window GCCTGAGATTGGGGTTCTAAGCTGGTGCAGTAGTGACATGTTTTCTTGCCATGGCTAATTAAAGGGGACAGAGCAAATAGTGCACAGTACACCAAGAGAGAACTAATTGTGCCTTTGGAAAGATTGCTTTCAAGGCAAGAATGATATCAAAGTGGAAAACAAAATACAGGATAAATGAAATATAAGATGAACATGTGGAATGGGAATGCACTATACCTTCACAAGGGGTAAAACAAACAACATATTCTTAATCCAAATAAACTTTCAGTACTGGATTATGTTATCCAAATAAAGAGAGAAGATAAGCCTCAGAGAGGTTTTCAATAGGATTTCGGCTCGAGTTATAAAAGGTCCCAAAGCATTTCAAGCACAATAAGGAATTAGGGAAATCTTAGTTTATTTTTCACCTTATAACCAGAAGGGCTTAATTTGAACAGACCAAGTTTTTACTAGAACTTTGGCTATAGTTCATAAAGATCCAAAGTAAAATAACGAATTAGGAAACCATAATTTATTTTCAACTTATAACCATAAAGTAAGGCTAACAACATATTTAAACACACTCTGTTTATAACTAAGTGAGTAAAACCTCAAATATGATAACAACATATTTAAACACTGCAAGAAAAAAGATTTAGAATTTGTTCCTGTTTGACAGACATTCCAAGTCACAAATATTATGCCACAATATTCGAGGTATAAGAAAGTTCACCACTAAGATAGGTGGGATCTAACTAGAGAGACATGTAATTGGTACATGTTCacgaaggaaaaaaaagaagagatgcACTATACTCATCTCGAACATAAAGCTTGCCTGGAGTATGAAGGCAAACAAATTATGGAAGAGTTTAGAATCCGAAAACTTAAAATCTAAACATTGTCTGTAGACGGGTATAGTGGACTGTATTCCATTTCTCCATATGCCAGTCCCCAGCAAACACACCAGTTACTTGCCAAACACGTTAAAGGTTTCAACGAAAACGGTCCAGAAAAAAATATTGGCCAAATACCGATAGAATTTGTTGTAATCTCCGCATGAAAATCATCATAGCATCACAATTTAGGAAAATTTACCTGATATAGAGTCGAGCGCCAATAGATCATAGTCAGAAACAAGACCAACCTGTACCAAGAAAGAGCTTCTGACTTTTGAGTGTTTGATGAGACAAAATAATATTACTCTTAGCACATCTTTGAACTGAATATCCTGAATCAAATCTATAGAGAAGTGGCCATACCTTTCGCATTATAGTACTGCAATTACATATTGCATTATTCAGTTAATAAATTTCTCATAATTAATAGTTTTGATGCATACTAGGTATCGGATAAAAGGATCATCCACTAAATATTTGATTTACCAAAAGTGGATGGAAACCATACAAGCTAGAGAAGAAATTCCTATTAGTATGCAGTCAAAATATTTTAAGTAATAAGCTGTCAAAACAAAAGAACTTTTCTACAGACACCTGTTGCCAGAAGACACTATAGCATTAGATTTACTTTaccaatattttaaaaatagattccTGTTGTCATCTTATAAAGTAACAAAGGAGAAGaggaattaaaaaaatattagttGCCATAAGAATTTTTAGCATTAGCTTTTCCTTACCTGCTTTGTGGTTTGAAACATGATTCATTCACAGATATAAGCCAGAAAAGCAAACATGTGATTGCACATTAAATCAGAAGAAGAAAATATCTCCCCAGCAAAAGCTTTTGATGTACTAATTCATTTGGATGGTAGCTATAAGCCTATAAATATCCATTCACAAATATAAGCCAGAAAAGAAAACATGTGATTGCACACTAAATGAGAAGAAGATAACATCTCCCAAGTAAAGCTTTTGATGTACTAATTAATTTGGATGGTGGCTATAAGCCTATAACAGATCAACAAATTTTATGACTTAAAATATTTTAATGTAACATGTCAAGAGAAGCATGTATCATGTGTGAGAGCTAAAGCACATGAATTAGTCTCTAGTATGTTTATCATATTATTAACTAAGAGCTTGTTGATTAGAATATGATGCTAATTAAAAATCTATCCTAATGGTCATGCGCAATCACATGCACAGCAACTACTATACTAAAAGTTCCAGAGTAGTAACTAGATGATCTATTTTTAACATTCGTGAAAATTCCCCCATCATTGTAAATAACTAGCTTAGCTGTCTAATAAACAAAAGTTATGTGCTGTGTCATAGTAATCTATATGGGTTTGATATGCTAAATTATCTTCTGTGTTTAACAAACTTCAGTTTGCACAAGATAGACACTTAAAGAAGTTAAAGGTTCCTAATGCCCAGCTTTGATGATATTAATTCAACTGAAACTTAATGGCAAATTAGCTTTCAGGTATGAAGTTAGTTTAAGAGATGTTCATAAGTGCTACATAAGCTGGGAAAGAGTCATTGAATAAGGGGTAATTACACTCAATAAAGTGGGATCTACACTGGATATAGCAGCTAACATTGCAAATCAGAACTTACCAATTTCCAGTTATCATCAATTACAGGGAAACCAGTGATTCTGTGTTCCACTAGAGCTTCCAAGGCTGTTGCAGGAACTATCATGTATCAGATATCGACTTCATGTAtagcaagtaaagatgaaatttGAGCACAAAAATACCTTCATCTACTGATGTTGTGGGCTTTACCACATGTAACTCCTCTTTTCTAGTCATGAAATCACCTACTGTATAGACACCATTTCTGGGCTGCCACAAGTGGAAAAGCTTATGATTTGGTGGACATTCATGGGGAAAAGGAACTTCTTGATGCAATGGATAAATCATTTATAGTTAACTTTCGAAAACAAAGGGCTCTCCGAGAGAAACAGATCCAAGACATTTAGCACCAAGTTTTGTTCAAGCAACAACTCGTGAGCAAGATATTCACATGAGGAGCCAATACATATTGATCTCTCTGTCCCGAAACTTTAATCCATGTCTGCTCCCAAGGGTCAAATAAATAAATCTTTGAATAAGACATTTAAACGTATTCTGGTCTTTCTGAAATAAAATGCCATTTATAATGCTTTCAGTGCAGTTCCTAAATAtctaattttatttttctaaatacCTATATCTCTTTTTCAGTGAAAGCAATAGCAAAAAGTTACATGGTTCCTCCACATTCAGTTATGTTGCACATATTTCAAATTTGAACCATGCCAAATTGCAACCTTACCTTTTCTTCTCTACCTCAATCCATAGGTTGAGGCTACCTTCAAATTAATCTGGATTAAAATACATACCAAGAAACTATGACTACAAAATTGTACTAACCTTGGGAATATTCACTTTGGCCAAGAATTTTGTCAAATAACGTTAAAAATGCTTGAGTTCAATTGCTACATTTCCCATGGAGCGCCTCTCTCAATCAAATGAGATTGAATGCAGTTTCCCTTTTGTCACAACTTTTAGACTTAAGAGCGAGGGTAAGGGAATGCAAAGCTCTGTTGAGTTTTTACTCTTTAAGTCAGTTTATCACTATTCAAACTTTTAAGGATCCCTTGAATGCCATATAATAAATTATTGCCAAAGGTTTTGACCTTGTGAATTTCTGTTCATTTTTATATTATGTATATTTCCGCCTTGGAATTAAATCGAATTTTTCCAAAAGGTCCATCTAATACAATGTTGAagagtgaagaagaagaagaagactaaCAGGCAAGTAATATCattttaaagaagaagaagaagaagaagaagaagaagaagaagaagaagactaaCAGGCAAGTAATATCATTTTAAATCATAATCTAATTTATATCAAGCACCCTGCTTTAACTTACCACATGTAAATGAATAGCCAAACCTTTACCACATCAAGTAGAAGTCAATCCAAAATTTGAAGGTCAAGCTTAATTTTATGCATTTTGACTTTATTAGCATAACTGAAAAAAGAGTTAAGGGATTGTCAATTTTAGACAGAGGAAGCACTACAGTTTACTTACCTTTTTTATTCACGCACTTTTCAAAAAGCATGAATGCCTGTTAACTAAATCCACCTATGCAGAAAGTAACCATGTAGCTTTAAGCTTTCACATATAGAATAACTTTTAAAGTTCATTAATAGTTAATTATTTAATGATAATGATTGATCGACTTCATGTTCATGTCTCAGTTTTAATTAATAAATcacaatttttaatttaaattataaGTATAATCATAACCAGCACATAATTTAAGAGTCATTTTATCACTTCACAATGAGTTAAGTTTTAACTTTTAAGTGCTTAAGAAGTTTATCAAATACTCCAAACCTTTAGCCTTCTAGAAACTTCAAATCCTATAATTCGTATGTGCCGGTGAAGATATGCCAAATTACTATATAAGTACATTCAAAGAGAATAGAGTTGCTTAAATTAAGTTAAGCTAGCCTAAGCTAAGAGTTCAATCAGGATTGTAGAATTGGATAAGGAAGCAAACCGGGACAGAATTGGTCGTCAAAGTGTTGGCTGCAGCAAGGCAAAAGGTCTCGCGAGAGTCCGAAAGGCGTACCGGCAGGAAACATTTAGAGGAAGCAGCAAGTTTGTGGCTAGGCAGAGATAAGAGCAGGCAAGGCAGCTGGTGGTGGAATGCGGCGGATGCGCGGTGGAGACAGAGTCCAGACGGCGATATAGACGCCATCGACGGGAGAAGAAAATGACAACTAACAGAGAGAAGATGTGGAAGTGAAGATGCAGCAGTAATGGCTTCGACGGAAATAGCGAAGCCAGTACTTAGTAAGCAGACGCGTATGGCTTCGTCACTCGTCAGGTAGTTATTTTTTGATACTCTAGAGGCATCTAAACTTGAACCTTCGAATTGGTGCTCtcacggaaaaatattttcattctacTCCCTGGAGTTTGTTTTATTTACCAGACAGGCACATACTGTTGAAATGGGATTATTCTAACTTGTTATTCAAACCTGATTTAAGTTATATGCTCTAATCTATACTACAATTAAAAGCAGAAAGGTACTATCGAAATATTATTCATGTTggatataattataattttaattactttttttcttcaaataaaaataaaaaaagctaATTGTCCATGTTTGGGATTCTTGCCTACGCGTTTTACGTCCCTTTTGTATTCGTTTTGGATTCCAATTCCATTATCTCTTTAGTCTTAGTTTATGATTCAATTTCTTCTTTACTGACCGTATTAGGCTTCTCCCTTTCGTTTCTTCCCATTATTTTGGAATCAATACCGTATTAGGATTGTTAATATTTTGGAATCATATCAagttaatattttattaatttaagatTTTTATCACTCTATGgttgatatatatttttaattaccaattATTTGCCACACTCTATGGTTGatatataattttaattattaattgtTATGCGAGCTGAAATTGCTCATATTTTCTCACAAAATTAAATTTGATTACCTCTTTTAATTGACTATAGTATACATATCACAATTTTAAAATTTGTGTTCTTAAAGAATAGCCCCTGACAATTGGCGTCGTTGAATCTATCCAAAATTTTGACAATTTTTATTGGTTCAGGTAAACAATTCTCCTTATCGATCTCATAAATAATGTTTTATATAATCTTTTTGTTATGATGTATTATGTTATGTTCTGAAAGTTATGTAGCTTTCTTGCCGTTAAACTATGATTTTTCTGTTACTCTTCAAAATTTGAGATTGGGATATTCTGTTAATATCAATTTTCATAAACAAGAACTTTCAGGTAAATATAAGATAGTGACAAATTATCAATATTAGTTtgtattctctctctctctttttgtatttatgactagattt containing:
- the LOC104095490 gene encoding CBS domain-containing protein CBSX1, chloroplastic-like isoform X2, giving the protein MASISPSGLCLHRASAAFHHQLPCLLLSLPSHKLAASSKCFLPVRLSDSRETFCLAAANTLTTNSVPPRNGVYTVGDFMTRKEELHVVKPTTSVDEALEALVEHRITGFPVIDDNWKLVGLVSDYDLLALDSISGTGTADADMFPEVDSNWKTFNEIQKLLGKTKGKVVGDLMSLAPLVVRESTNLEDAARLLLKTKYRRLPVVDGDGTQ
- the LOC104095490 gene encoding CBS domain-containing protein CBSX1, chloroplastic-like isoform X1, whose amino-acid sequence is MASISPSGLCLHRASAAFHHQLPCLLLSLPSHKLAASSKCFLPVRLSDSRETFCLAAANTLTTNSVPPRNGVYTVGDFMTRKEELHVVKPTTSVDEALEALVEHRITGFPVIDDNWKLVGLVSDYDLLALDSISGTGTADADMFPEVDSNWKTFNEIQKLLGKTKGKVVGDLMSLAPLVVRESTNLEDAARLLLKTKYRRLPVVDGDGKLVGIITRGNVVRAALQVKRANEMEG